One Prevotella melaninogenica DNA window includes the following coding sequences:
- the lpdA gene encoding dihydrolipoyl dehydrogenase codes for MKKTNLLIIGSGPGGYRTASYAAQSGLEVTIIEKAQPGGTCLNAGCIPTKCLAHDAELRLTTSSLYETTPPLDFAKVMERKEGVINQLREGVSTLLSQPGIDFIIGEARFVSDHVVEVNGEQIEAEHIIIATGSRSKIPPFMSEEDFLSQSETAQNIVTSTELLSIAKVPNRLTIIGAGVIGMEFASAFSAFGSEVTVIEFMKECLPPIDSDIAKRLRKTLEKRGVTFYMQSAVKQILSPAESGQEYTTVVFDKKGKEDRIDTDLVLIATGRQANFDNIGIESTGIEVNAKGIVVNDNMETNVKGVYAIGDVNARQMLAHAATFQGFRAVNHILGKDDNIRLNIMPSAIFTYPEAACVGKTEDQCKAEDIKYSTRKGFYRANGKALSMEETEGMIKVLIAEDGSILGAHCYGAHSADLIQEIAALMNCDAKLDKIRDIIHIHPTLSEILQDALL; via the coding sequence ATGAAAAAGACAAATCTATTAATAATCGGTTCGGGACCTGGTGGTTACCGAACCGCTTCCTATGCTGCTCAGAGTGGTTTGGAAGTGACAATCATTGAGAAAGCACAGCCTGGTGGAACCTGTTTGAATGCTGGTTGTATTCCTACGAAATGCCTTGCACATGATGCTGAGCTGCGCCTTACGACTTCTTCTCTTTACGAAACGACTCCCCCACTCGATTTTGCGAAGGTAATGGAGAGGAAAGAAGGAGTTATCAATCAACTTAGAGAGGGCGTAAGCACTTTACTTAGTCAGCCTGGTATAGACTTTATTATAGGTGAGGCTCGTTTCGTTTCTGACCATGTTGTTGAAGTAAATGGCGAACAAATAGAGGCTGAGCATATCATCATTGCGACTGGTTCACGTTCAAAGATACCACCTTTCATGAGTGAAGAAGACTTCTTGAGCCAGTCTGAAACAGCACAAAACATTGTCACATCCACGGAATTACTTTCTATTGCGAAAGTTCCTAACCGCCTCACAATCATTGGGGCAGGAGTTATCGGAATGGAATTTGCTTCAGCTTTCTCAGCTTTCGGTAGTGAAGTAACAGTTATCGAGTTTATGAAGGAATGCCTCCCTCCTATTGATAGCGATATAGCTAAACGCTTAAGAAAGACATTAGAGAAAAGAGGTGTGACCTTCTACATGCAGAGTGCAGTAAAACAAATCCTATCACCTGCAGAGAGTGGACAGGAGTATACAACAGTTGTATTCGATAAAAAGGGTAAAGAAGATAGAATTGATACCGACCTTGTATTGATTGCTACTGGTCGTCAAGCTAACTTCGACAATATCGGTATTGAATCGACTGGCATAGAAGTAAACGCAAAGGGTATTGTTGTCAATGACAATATGGAAACAAATGTGAAGGGTGTATATGCTATCGGTGACGTCAATGCACGCCAAATGTTAGCGCATGCAGCAACCTTCCAAGGCTTCCGCGCTGTCAATCATATTCTTGGAAAAGACGATAACATTCGACTTAATATCATGCCATCTGCAATCTTTACATATCCAGAAGCAGCCTGCGTAGGTAAGACTGAAGACCAGTGTAAAGCTGAGGATATCAAGTACTCTACTCGAAAAGGTTTCTATCGCGCCAATGGTAAGGCTTTAAGCATGGAAGAAACTGAAGGCATGATAAAGGTGCTAATAGCTGAAGATGGCTCTATATTGGGCGCACACTGCTATGGTGCTCACTCTGCTGACCTTATTCAAGAAATTGCAGCTTTGATGAACTGTGATGCTAAACTGGATAAGATACGCGACATCATTCATATCCATCCAACGTTGAGTGAGATTCTGCAAGATGCACTCCTTTAA
- a CDS encoding fimbrillin family protein: MKKQTILSSILGIVLLALTACSNNDENAIENGKVDVAQRIEFKVNFADYNTEQSVNVTRAPKEDIKLAKSDIDLGNGIVAECTLQRDTVKQEHAPRTRALYSTFAYTMLAFDASTHAYKGSVTGSVTYSGGNWDFTPTSSNESISLTPGTYDFVLYNDKVTRSGNNLTVTQANAADAWIGRTTQVITATPRKQKVAFTMKHAGAVVKIRLEGYGEFDMANTTGVLSSINSTAIPSSAVYDAANDSWTMGTGTAVSSNTTFSSTLGEMDPWASNTLVYRAISSEIAFLPSTDVSKLKFTFTNGKYYNLNLAGAGLIFNPASPLKLDKNGSYILNIKLKKNFIYLMSDGTRGFFKDTTYGGGTKTPIAVVVSRSKHLAIALTDANNGNPCDWCSTGSTYTSTPYNKSAVGKNTFDQTSLYNGYSETWDASASTDNVTVKGTSSDFPAFKAAAEYTPTLPAGVQLTGKMVGKKWFLPSLGEWKLACFELGGNDDSSGMQNYQTGIGHLQGYYSWWYDLLATEAFTQVGGTSFTEDPRVSQPVSDYYWSSSESSENGSFYYPCTIYGVLHGFRWYWAGYNGNTTGSTLLHVRPFIHYDE; the protein is encoded by the coding sequence ATGAAGAAACAAACGATTTTATCAAGTATCTTAGGCATCGTTTTGCTGGCATTGACAGCATGTAGCAACAATGATGAGAATGCTATTGAAAATGGAAAAGTTGATGTTGCGCAAAGAATAGAGTTTAAAGTAAACTTTGCCGATTATAATACCGAACAAAGTGTAAACGTAACTCGTGCACCCAAAGAGGATATTAAACTCGCGAAGAGTGATATAGACCTTGGTAATGGTATTGTTGCAGAATGCACTTTGCAACGTGATACCGTTAAACAAGAACATGCCCCACGCACACGTGCCTTATATAGTACTTTCGCATACACTATGCTGGCATTTGATGCCTCAACTCATGCTTACAAGGGCAGCGTAACAGGAAGCGTAACTTATAGTGGTGGTAATTGGGATTTTACCCCGACCTCTTCTAATGAAAGCATAAGTCTTACTCCAGGTACTTACGACTTTGTCCTCTATAATGACAAGGTGACACGTAGCGGTAATAATCTTACCGTAACTCAAGCAAACGCAGCTGATGCATGGATAGGACGCACAACACAGGTGATTACCGCTACTCCTAGAAAGCAAAAGGTTGCATTTACAATGAAACATGCAGGGGCCGTAGTTAAAATTCGATTAGAAGGGTATGGCGAGTTTGATATGGCAAATACCACTGGCGTACTTTCTTCTATAAATAGCACAGCTATCCCTAGTTCTGCCGTATATGATGCTGCTAACGATTCTTGGACTATGGGAACAGGTACAGCAGTATCATCTAATACAACATTCTCGTCTACTTTGGGTGAGATGGATCCATGGGCTAGTAATACTCTGGTTTATCGTGCTATCAGCAGTGAGATTGCCTTTCTTCCATCAACAGATGTCTCAAAGTTAAAATTCACGTTTACCAATGGTAAATATTATAATCTCAATTTAGCAGGTGCAGGACTTATTTTCAATCCTGCCTCTCCATTAAAGTTAGATAAAAATGGCTCTTATATACTTAATATTAAGTTGAAAAAGAATTTTATTTATCTGATGAGTGATGGAACAAGAGGCTTCTTTAAAGATACCACCTATGGTGGAGGGACAAAGACACCTATTGCTGTTGTTGTAAGTCGTAGCAAGCATTTGGCTATCGCTCTAACTGATGCTAATAACGGAAATCCATGTGACTGGTGTTCTACTGGATCTACGTATACATCAACCCCTTACAATAAGAGTGCCGTAGGTAAAAATACGTTTGACCAAACTTCCTTATATAATGGTTATTCTGAAACTTGGGATGCCTCTGCTAGTACAGATAATGTGACCGTAAAGGGAACAAGTAGTGATTTCCCTGCTTTCAAAGCAGCCGCAGAATATACTCCGACTTTACCGGCAGGAGTACAACTCACAGGAAAGATGGTAGGTAAAAAATGGTTTTTACCATCTTTAGGAGAATGGAAACTTGCTTGTTTTGAGTTAGGGGGTAATGATGATTCTTCAGGTATGCAGAATTATCAAACAGGTATTGGACATCTTCAAGGATACTATTCTTGGTGGTATGATCTTTTAGCAACAGAAGCTTTTACACAAGTAGGTGGGACTTCCTTCACGGAAGATCCTAGAGTATCACAGCCTGTTAGCGACTATTATTGGTCTAGTTCTGAAAGTAGTGAGAATGGTTCATTTTATTATCCTTGCACGATTTATGGTGTCCTTCATGGTTTCAGATGGTATTGGGCAGGTTATAACGGTAATACAACTGGTAGTACGCTGCTTCATGTCCGCCCTTTCATTCATTATGACGAATAG
- a CDS encoding HU family DNA-binding protein produces the protein MKIKMVQRKNPQKKSEVKYYASPVNAGKKTLRDIAHDIAGRSSLTRGDIENVLANFIDCLPHYLRDGFSVQLGEFGTMRLTLSSEGAATVKAFKIETIKPRVTFTPGVELKAALRENSYETVKEENSNSKTSHKDKKGGENPGPVPED, from the coding sequence ATGAAAATCAAAATGGTTCAGCGGAAGAATCCGCAAAAGAAATCGGAAGTGAAGTATTATGCTAGTCCTGTCAATGCTGGTAAGAAGACCCTACGGGATATTGCGCACGACATTGCGGGGCGTTCTTCGTTGACACGTGGTGATATCGAAAACGTGCTGGCAAACTTTATTGATTGCCTGCCTCATTACCTCCGCGATGGTTTTAGTGTACAGCTGGGCGAGTTTGGCACGATGCGCCTGACACTTTCAAGCGAGGGGGCTGCGACGGTAAAGGCTTTTAAGATAGAGACTATCAAGCCACGCGTAACATTTACGCCAGGTGTGGAACTAAAGGCCGCTTTGCGCGAAAACTCGTATGAGACGGTGAAGGAGGAAAACTCTAATTCAAAAACCTCTCATAAAGACAAGAAAGGCGGAGAGAATCCTGGACCTGTGCCAGAAGACTAA
- a CDS encoding riboflavin synthase — MFSGIVEEMAILRGIEHEQENIHFTFQCSFTKELKIDQSIAHNGVCLTVVRFQDDTYTVTAMKETLDRSNLGLLKVGDRVNIERSMIMNGRLDGHIVQGHVDQTAKCVNMEDADGSTYFTFEYPCNREMAQRGYFTVDKGSVTVNGVSLTVCEPTDNSFKVAIIPYTRENTNFADIHIGTVVNLEFDILGKYIARLNSFTK, encoded by the coding sequence ATGTTCTCAGGAATTGTAGAAGAGATGGCAATCCTTAGAGGGATTGAACATGAACAGGAGAATATCCATTTCACTTTTCAATGTTCATTTACAAAGGAATTGAAGATTGACCAAAGTATTGCACACAATGGAGTGTGCCTTACAGTCGTTCGCTTCCAAGACGATACCTATACGGTGACAGCCATGAAGGAAACCCTTGACCGCTCGAACTTAGGCTTACTCAAAGTGGGGGATCGTGTGAATATAGAACGTTCAATGATTATGAACGGTAGATTAGATGGACACATCGTACAAGGTCACGTTGATCAAACAGCTAAGTGTGTTAATATGGAAGATGCAGATGGTAGTACCTATTTCACCTTCGAATATCCGTGCAACCGAGAGATGGCACAACGTGGCTATTTCACTGTTGATAAAGGGTCAGTTACGGTCAATGGTGTCTCACTGACTGTTTGCGAACCAACAGATAACAGCTTTAAGGTAGCCATCATTCCTTACACACGAGAGAATACCAATTTTGCTGACATTCATATTGGCACTGTGGTAAACCTCGAGTTTGACATTCTTGGCAAATATATAGCACGCTTAAACAGCTTTACAAAATAG
- a CDS encoding sensor histidine kinase, protein MRKQTDIFKSFWNQIIIWLPLFLIPILYAPQGHTSWQNDLSIYIIPLSMMAVAYTNYFVLAPMLLKGRKKEFWVINTLLILFLSIVQHEWLYYISGDQNLMTYPYQIFVENKEDKYVYPHIFFIIRNVFNLSICAGVATSILMAQRWSKAEKEKREAETAMTKAELVNLRQQVNPHFLLNTMNNIYALTAFDTEKAQKAIIDLSKMLRHILYDNQQPYVCLEEEVEFLQNYVDLMMIRIPENVEIKRECNIPSNCNIHVAPMIFISLLENAFKHGINPEQKNFIHIKLDANNEQIIFSIQNSNNPKGEAERNGHGIGLKQVERRLELAYPGKYKWEKGFDSNRNTYSSKIIIYDTKLYNH, encoded by the coding sequence ATGAGGAAACAAACAGACATATTTAAGAGCTTTTGGAACCAAATTATCATTTGGCTTCCGCTTTTCCTCATACCCATTTTGTACGCTCCGCAAGGACATACATCATGGCAAAACGACTTATCGATATATATCATTCCCCTTTCAATGATGGCAGTTGCATATACCAATTATTTTGTACTTGCCCCCATGTTATTAAAGGGACGGAAGAAAGAGTTTTGGGTAATCAATACACTGCTCATCCTTTTCTTATCTATTGTACAGCACGAATGGTTATACTACATCTCAGGTGACCAAAACCTGATGACTTATCCATACCAAATCTTTGTAGAAAACAAAGAGGACAAGTACGTATACCCACACATCTTTTTTATTATACGCAATGTCTTTAACCTAAGTATCTGTGCTGGTGTTGCAACATCGATACTGATGGCACAGCGTTGGTCAAAGGCTGAAAAGGAAAAGCGTGAGGCAGAAACAGCAATGACAAAAGCCGAGTTGGTAAACTTACGTCAGCAAGTCAACCCACACTTTTTACTCAACACAATGAATAATATCTATGCGCTGACAGCTTTCGATACAGAAAAGGCGCAGAAGGCTATTATCGACCTTTCAAAGATGTTACGACATATTCTCTATGACAATCAGCAACCTTACGTATGTCTGGAGGAAGAAGTAGAGTTCTTACAAAACTATGTCGACTTGATGATGATACGCATACCAGAGAATGTAGAAATCAAACGCGAGTGTAACATCCCATCTAATTGTAACATCCATGTTGCGCCAATGATATTTATCTCATTGTTAGAGAATGCCTTTAAACATGGTATTAATCCAGAGCAAAAGAACTTTATTCACATAAAGTTAGATGCAAATAATGAGCAAATAATATTCTCCATACAAAACAGTAATAACCCAAAGGGAGAGGCAGAAAGGAACGGCCATGGCATAGGCCTCAAACAAGTAGAGCGCCGTCTTGAGCTTGCTTACCCTGGTAAGTACAAATGGGAGAAGGGATTTGATAGTAATAGAAATACATATTCATCTAAAATTATCATTTATGACACTAAACTGTATAATCATTGA
- a CDS encoding LytR/AlgR family response regulator transcription factor has product MTLNCIIIDDEPLAADLLASYAKKTLFLNLIGVFNSAVEGVKAIRENRVDLIFLDIQMPELSGLEFAKILPKETKIIFTTAFSQYAIDGYKANAIDYLMKPISYDDFLAGANRALDWFQSTRQTENASNDRFIFVKSEYKLVKIMFDDILYIEGLKDYVKIYLANDHKPIMSLMNMKKIEESLPKPEFMRIHRSYIVHMKKIDGIDRFRVVIGDSTLPISDSYKTALQDYLDGHTL; this is encoded by the coding sequence ATGACACTAAACTGTATAATCATTGACGACGAACCTTTAGCAGCAGACTTGCTTGCGAGTTATGCAAAGAAAACACTCTTTTTGAACTTAATTGGTGTTTTTAATAGTGCTGTAGAAGGCGTAAAAGCGATCCGTGAGAATAGGGTTGACCTCATATTCTTAGATATACAGATGCCTGAACTTAGTGGACTGGAGTTTGCAAAGATTCTACCAAAGGAAACTAAGATTATTTTCACAACTGCATTCAGCCAATATGCTATCGATGGTTACAAGGCAAATGCAATTGATTATCTTATGAAGCCAATTAGCTATGATGACTTCTTAGCTGGTGCAAACAGAGCTTTAGACTGGTTCCAAAGTACCCGTCAGACAGAGAATGCGTCAAACGACCGCTTTATCTTTGTGAAGAGCGAGTACAAACTGGTTAAAATCATGTTTGATGACATTCTCTATATTGAAGGATTGAAGGACTATGTTAAGATCTATCTTGCTAACGACCATAAGCCAATCATGAGTCTAATGAACATGAAGAAGATTGAGGAGTCACTTCCTAAACCTGAATTCATGCGCATTCATCGCTCCTACATCGTACACATGAAGAAGATTGATGGCATTGATCGTTTCCGCGTTGTAATCGGAGATTCTACCCTCCCAATCTCAGATAGTTATAAAACCGCTCTTCAAGATTATCTTGATGGACATACATTATAA
- the trmB gene encoding tRNA (guanosine(46)-N7)-methyltransferase TrmB, which translates to MSKGKLKKFAEMETFKNVFQYPYGVISEVPFEMRGHWREQYFHNDNPIVLELGCGKGEYTVGLARVYPNINFIGVDIKGARIYTGAKQALEEGLDNVAFLRTSIEIIDRFFSEDEVQEIWLTFSDPQMKNVHKRLTSTFFMNRYRRFLIDGGIVHLKTDSNFLFTYTTYMVNMNQLPVLFRTEDLYGNELSEGRVAENQMDEKTREILGIHTYYENQWIERGLNIKYMKFQLPRVGELVEPDVEIELDDYRSFKRTKRSGLTTSK; encoded by the coding sequence ATGAGTAAAGGTAAGTTAAAGAAATTTGCAGAGATGGAAACGTTTAAGAACGTTTTCCAATATCCTTATGGCGTTATCAGTGAAGTTCCGTTTGAAATGAGAGGGCATTGGCGTGAGCAGTATTTCCATAACGATAACCCGATTGTACTTGAGTTGGGATGTGGTAAGGGTGAATATACTGTTGGTTTGGCACGTGTTTACCCTAATATCAACTTTATTGGCGTTGATATCAAAGGTGCTCGTATCTATACAGGTGCTAAACAAGCTTTGGAAGAGGGGTTGGATAATGTTGCTTTCTTGCGTACCAGCATTGAGATTATCGACCGTTTCTTTAGCGAAGATGAGGTGCAAGAGATATGGCTTACCTTCTCTGATCCTCAGATGAAGAACGTGCATAAGCGTCTGACTTCTACCTTCTTCATGAATCGTTATCGTCGTTTTTTGATAGATGGTGGTATTGTTCATCTTAAGACGGATTCTAACTTCCTCTTTACATATACTACTTACATGGTTAATATGAACCAATTGCCAGTTCTGTTCCGTACAGAAGACCTCTATGGTAATGAGTTAAGCGAGGGTAGGGTAGCTGAAAATCAGATGGATGAAAAGACACGTGAGATTCTTGGTATTCATACTTATTATGAGAATCAATGGATTGAACGTGGATTGAACATCAAGTATATGAAGTTCCAGTTGCCAAGAGTTGGCGAACTGGTAGAGCCAGATGTTGAGATTGAACTTGATGATTACCGATCATTTAAGCGCACGAAACGCAGTGGATTGACTACGAGTAAGTAG
- a CDS encoding Cof-type HAD-IIB family hydrolase produces the protein MAIKAAFFDIDGTLVSFKTHQIPASTIKAIEQAKEQGVKIFISTGRPVAIINNIDAIRHLIDGYITFNGARSFVGEEDITLMPIPKTEVRAMIEDANRRDYAVLVCGRDVVALHNHKPIFDEIFVQALGVNNIDINKPVEPLLSQPVLQLTPFFSEEDEKAISPSMPHCVSARWHPSFTDITIQGADKGNALKQMSKHLGIGLEECIAFGDGGNDMTILQTAGIGVAMGNAYEGVKAVADYVTTSVDEDGIRNAFIHFGIINN, from the coding sequence ATGGCAATAAAAGCTGCATTCTTCGACATAGATGGCACGTTAGTATCCTTTAAGACGCACCAGATTCCAGCATCTACGATAAAGGCTATTGAGCAGGCAAAAGAACAAGGCGTGAAGATTTTCATCTCCACAGGACGCCCTGTAGCCATTATTAATAACATTGATGCCATCCGACATCTTATTGATGGATATATCACCTTTAATGGTGCGCGTTCCTTTGTTGGCGAAGAAGATATCACTTTGATGCCTATTCCCAAAACCGAGGTACGAGCAATGATTGAGGATGCTAACCGTCGCGACTATGCCGTTTTGGTATGTGGTCGAGATGTTGTTGCACTTCATAATCATAAACCTATCTTTGACGAAATCTTCGTCCAAGCCTTGGGTGTTAACAACATCGATATCAATAAACCTGTAGAGCCACTGCTCAGCCAACCTGTTCTGCAGCTAACTCCTTTCTTCAGTGAAGAAGATGAGAAGGCTATTTCTCCTTCAATGCCACACTGTGTATCAGCACGTTGGCATCCAAGTTTCACCGATATTACTATACAAGGAGCTGACAAAGGGAACGCATTGAAGCAGATGTCAAAGCATCTCGGTATCGGTTTGGAAGAATGTATTGCCTTCGGTGATGGTGGCAATGACATGACGATTCTCCAAACAGCCGGTATCGGTGTTGCAATGGGAAATGCCTATGAAGGAGTAAAGGCTGTGGCTGACTATGTCACAACAAGTGTAGATGAGGACGGCATACGAAATGCCTTCATACATTTCGGAATTATAAACAACTAA
- a CDS encoding cation diffusion facilitator family transporter has product MSNKIERSSQEKRTAFVVVFAFCVMLAEIVVGLSSHSMALFADGVHMGSHVLVIGLNWAAYVLVRYLQNKGTAHYDTEKILNLAAFTSGIFLILTAIFIIVEAVERFSTHGEIHNYELALTTAGIGLVANTISASILHGHHGAADYNSHAAYLHVLSDALTEIGAIIGILCAMFWNITWIDSAVAVVSALVVLRWAKRLLWDTGRSLTML; this is encoded by the coding sequence ATGTCAAACAAGATAGAACGTTCTTCACAAGAAAAACGTACTGCCTTTGTGGTAGTCTTCGCTTTCTGTGTTATGCTTGCTGAAATTGTTGTGGGACTATCTTCCCACTCAATGGCACTCTTTGCAGATGGCGTTCACATGGGTTCACACGTATTGGTTATCGGACTCAATTGGGCAGCCTACGTGTTAGTACGCTACTTACAAAACAAGGGTACGGCCCATTACGATACAGAAAAGATACTGAACTTAGCTGCTTTTACAAGTGGTATATTTCTGATTCTCACAGCTATCTTTATTATCGTAGAAGCAGTAGAACGATTCTCTACACATGGAGAAATCCATAACTATGAATTGGCATTAACAACAGCAGGAATAGGTTTGGTAGCAAACACTATTAGTGCTTCAATCCTTCATGGACATCATGGTGCAGCAGACTACAATAGCCATGCAGCCTACCTCCACGTCCTTTCAGATGCTCTAACAGAGATTGGAGCAATCATTGGAATACTATGTGCCATGTTTTGGAATATTACTTGGATTGACTCAGCAGTAGCCGTTGTCAGCGCATTGGTTGTTCTCCGTTGGGCAAAACGATTATTATGGGATACTGGCAGATCACTAACAATGTTATAG
- a CDS encoding AMP-binding protein has protein sequence MEKIPSFNELIEKSIIEHWDRDALTDYKGKTLQYHDVARKIEKLHIMFEASGVKRGDKIALCGRNSSAWAASFLAVLTYGAVAVPILHEFMPEQIHNIVNHSDAKLLFVGDVVVTQIDAMKMPNLEGIIYIPDYSLVVSRTDKLTYAREHLNEEFGRRYPKYFRPEHIHYYREQSPDELALINYTSGTTGRSKGVMLPYRSLWSNADFAKHVLGHVIKPGDNVISILPMAHMYGMAFEFIYEFLSGVHIYYLTRIPSPAIISQALQEVKPVIMIAVPLVIEKIIRKKVFPKIQNNRMRLLLNMPVINKKVRAKIREQVYQAFGGNLYEIIIGGAALNGEIESFLRRIEFPYTVGYGATECGPIICYRDWKTFKQGSCGQAALHQEVRINSSDPVNIPGEILTKGPNVLLGYYKNEEDTGQTIDKDGWFHTGDLGLMDEDGNVFIKGRSKNMLLGSNGQNIYPEEIEDKLNSLPLVSECLVIQSGEKLIALVHPDYDEAQNLGLNADDLKNIMEENRTQLNTIVPAYCKVAEIRIQEEEFEKTPKKSIKRFLYTE, from the coding sequence ATGGAAAAGATTCCGAGTTTTAATGAATTAATAGAGAAGAGTATCATCGAACATTGGGACCGTGATGCTCTAACAGATTATAAAGGCAAGACCCTTCAATATCATGATGTTGCAAGAAAGATTGAAAAGTTGCACATTATGTTTGAGGCAAGTGGGGTAAAACGTGGTGATAAGATAGCGTTATGTGGAAGAAACTCTTCTGCTTGGGCTGCTTCTTTCCTTGCAGTACTCACTTATGGTGCGGTAGCTGTGCCTATCTTGCATGAGTTTATGCCAGAGCAGATTCATAACATTGTCAATCACTCAGATGCAAAACTTCTTTTTGTAGGTGATGTCGTTGTGACTCAGATTGACGCCATGAAGATGCCAAACTTGGAGGGAATTATTTATATTCCAGATTACTCATTGGTAGTAAGTCGTACGGATAAGTTGACTTATGCACGTGAACATCTCAATGAGGAGTTTGGACGTCGTTACCCTAAGTACTTCCGTCCAGAGCATATACACTACTATCGTGAGCAGAGTCCAGACGAACTTGCTTTGATAAATTATACCAGTGGAACCACAGGTCGCTCTAAAGGTGTAATGCTTCCATACCGTTCTTTGTGGAGCAATGCTGATTTTGCTAAGCATGTTTTAGGCCATGTAATTAAGCCAGGAGATAATGTTATCAGTATTCTCCCAATGGCTCACATGTATGGAATGGCATTCGAGTTTATCTATGAGTTCCTCTCAGGTGTTCACATTTACTATTTGACACGTATCCCTTCTCCTGCTATTATCTCTCAAGCACTTCAAGAAGTAAAGCCCGTTATTATGATTGCTGTACCTTTGGTAATTGAGAAGATTATTCGTAAGAAGGTATTCCCAAAGATTCAGAACAATCGTATGCGTCTTCTGCTGAATATGCCAGTAATTAATAAGAAGGTACGTGCAAAGATTCGTGAGCAGGTATATCAGGCCTTTGGTGGTAATCTTTACGAGATTATTATTGGTGGAGCAGCTCTCAATGGTGAAATCGAGAGTTTCTTACGTCGCATAGAGTTCCCATATACTGTAGGTTATGGTGCAACAGAATGTGGTCCAATTATCTGTTATCGTGATTGGAAGACCTTTAAGCAAGGCTCTTGTGGTCAGGCAGCTTTACACCAGGAAGTACGTATCAATAGTTCTGATCCAGTAAACATACCAGGTGAAATCTTGACCAAGGGACCTAATGTTCTTCTTGGTTACTATAAGAATGAAGAAGATACAGGTCAGACGATTGACAAGGATGGTTGGTTCCATACCGGTGACCTTGGTTTGATGGATGAGGATGGTAACGTCTTTATTAAGGGACGTTCTAAGAATATGCTTCTTGGAAGTAATGGGCAAAATATCTACCCAGAGGAGATTGAGGATAAACTTAATTCTCTGCCTCTCGTAAGTGAATGTTTAGTTATTCAGAGTGGTGAAAAGCTTATTGCCTTAGTTCATCCTGATTATGACGAAGCTCAGAACTTAGGACTCAATGCGGATGACCTCAAGAATATTATGGAGGAAAACCGCACACAGTTGAATACAATTGTACCAGCTTACTGCAAGGTTGCTGAGATACGTATTCAAGAAGAGGAGTTTGAAAAGACACCAAAGAAGTCAATCAAGCGATTCTTATACACAGAATAA